Proteins from one Paraburkholderia sp. BL10I2N1 genomic window:
- a CDS encoding MSMEG_0567/Sll0786 family nitrogen starvation N-acetyltransferase, with protein sequence MLAEAIDLDALPTAWTASEYRIKWTTLPWEADQAFRLRRAVFCIEQGIFVGDDRDATDERAQQLVAVSCIAGMPEQVVGTVRIHEDEQGVWFGSRLAVHAAYRRHGKIGATLIRLAVSSAHALGCETFLAHVQSQNVPLFRALHWDVLAEEMLLGRPHHLMQAQLDHYPPCATPRSGFVTHSRSAS encoded by the coding sequence GCGAATACCGGATCAAATGGACGACCTTGCCCTGGGAAGCCGATCAGGCGTTCAGGCTGCGGCGCGCGGTGTTCTGCATCGAGCAGGGAATCTTCGTCGGCGATGACCGCGATGCGACGGACGAGCGCGCCCAGCAACTGGTTGCCGTCAGCTGTATCGCGGGGATGCCGGAGCAGGTGGTCGGCACGGTGCGCATTCATGAAGATGAACAGGGCGTCTGGTTCGGTTCGCGGCTGGCGGTGCATGCGGCGTACCGAAGGCACGGCAAGATCGGTGCGACGTTGATCCGGCTTGCGGTCAGCAGTGCGCACGCGCTCGGTTGCGAGACCTTCCTCGCTCACGTGCAGAGCCAGAACGTGCCGCTCTTTCGCGCGCTGCACTGGGATGTGCTGGCCGAAGAGATGCTGCTTGGACGTCCCCATCATTTGATGCAGGCGCAGCTCGATCACTATCCGCCCTGTGCGACGCCGCGCAGTGGTTTCGTGACGCACTCGCGGAGCGCGTCGTGA